In Candidatus Bathyarchaeia archaeon, a single window of DNA contains:
- a CDS encoding HypC/HybG/HupF family hydrogenase formation chaperone, translating to MCLAIPGRVMEIKGGLAKVDFGGVTREVDISLINPKVGDYVIVHAGFAIQVLDEEEAKKTLELWSEIFKLGVG from the coding sequence ATGTGCTTGGCGATTCCAGGGAGGGTCATGGAGATCAAGGGCGGATTGGCGAAGGTGGACTTCGGAGGGGTCACGAGGGAAGTCGATATCTCCTTGATCAACCCCAAGGTCGGGGATTACGTGATAGTTCACGCGGGCTTCGCAATACAAGTCCTAGACGAGGAGGAGGCCAAGAAGACGCTGGAGCTTTGGAGCGAGATATTCAAAC